One part of the Lepeophtheirus salmonis chromosome 14, UVic_Lsal_1.4, whole genome shotgun sequence genome encodes these proteins:
- the LOC121128874 gene encoding LOW QUALITY PROTEIN: transmembrane channel-like protein 7 (The sequence of the model RefSeq protein was modified relative to this genomic sequence to represent the inferred CDS: deleted 2 bases in 1 codon), producing MEIPREKINKNIYNSLDQQHEEEKHESFKRILWVLNFGTDMDDAYYENLDDVRNSTLSIEKKRKLFNKLRAKNSKVTDHLDKSSHSSSFSRWKKILFHRSKLQERIEGRYGSSVYSVFKFMKWIASLNLLNATIVFFLIYLPHAIKDRRQNQLDDTDSTCIWFDNRYVLESKVLDCCSLRYNKDSDEAWDFFFRHRITQLLEKGISFLQDIIQGSHWISFSPLFYGFYEGTYTFKIGSTYYNFPLAYFLVMLIIFLINLFAVVRSSSRSFKSISSSQSGERNLSLLNIVFTGWNHFDVKSRRQKENLHISFFNVFLLGLDIVDKTLKKTTKSRSDKIKRTVLRICINVSTIVVLAFTGYGVVHLNSTVIPSLFEEFNCGVLTDVPFYLNFECFGIRYLSAFTIVVIGTTFPYIFERLVDFEDYEHKTSLVILIGRSLVVRLGTLLLTYISLLKAVQCPHMRGCASLTDGSVIPGYCISSLNGVDVKACTNENNYLGVCKRGICWETYIGQQMYTLAIIDLLSSLVSIFLLDFPRSLLFKKIIPFLGTVEFNIGKHVLDAVDSQTICWLGLFYTPFISLIISITNFILFYIKSFYVLKVCTPVFSESKASPLFKYFLLISFICCSIVIGTTINTTEPSVACGPFRDIDCSGIYSNNTIFCITYDYIIKTIMEQTPFVQRVLFLMSKSLVLYGIAGVLFIALYLLNANMLSNKKFSTELNSLRDRIVMENKELFKVIEDKRYKSNHQINYVI from the exons caaaaaactCCAAAGTCACTGATCATCTCGATAAATCATCTCATAGTTCTTCATTTtcaagatggaaaaaaatacttttccatCGCTCTAAATTGCAAGAACGTATTGAAGGTCGTTATGGGTCATCTGTATATTccgtattcaaatttatgaaatggaTAGCGAGTCTTAACCTTCTCAATGCAACCATTGtgtttttcctaatttatttaccTCATGCGATTAAGGATAG aaGACAAAATCAATTAGATGATACTGATTCTACATGTATTTGGTTTGATAATCGTTATGTCCTTGAATCTAAAGTTTTGGATTGTTGCTCCTTGAGATACAACAAGGATTCTGATGAGgcatgggatttttttttcagacataGAATCACACAACTTTTGGAAAAAGggatctct tttttacaagatataattcaaGGATCACATTGGATCTCTTTTTCACCACTTTTCTATGGTTTTTATGAAGGAACATACACTTTTAAGATTGGTTCAACATACTATAACTTCCCATTAGCATATTTTTTGGTCAtgcttattattttcttgatcaATTTATTTGCTGTTGTGAGAAGTTCATCCAGATCATTTAAATCTATCTCTTCTTCTCAAAGTGGAGAACGAAATCTTTCCTTACTCAACATTGTCTTTACAGGATGGAATCATTTTGATGTAAAATCAAGGAGGCAAAAGGAAAATTTGCATATTTcgtttttcaatgtttttctcTTGGGCCTGGATATTGTTGATAAaactttaaagaaaacaactaaATCAAGGAGCGACAAAATCAAAAGAACAGTTTTAAGAATATGCATTAACGTCTCAACTATTGTTGTTCTGGCCTTTACAGGCTATGGAGTGGTACATCTTAATTCTACTGTCATTCCTTCACTATTTGAGGAATTTAATTGTGGTGTTCTCACCGATGTTCCCTTCTATTTAAACTTTGAATGCTTTGGCATTCGTTACTTGTCAGCTTTTACGATTGTAGTCATAGGAACTACTTTTCCATACATATTCGAAAG GCTCGTCGATTTTGAAGACTATGAACATAAAACCTCTTTGGTCATTTTAATTGGACGAAGTTTAGTGGTACGTCTAGGAACACTCTTGTTAacttatatatctttattaaaagcGGTTCAGTGTCCACATATGAGAGGTTGTGCTTCTTTAACTGACGGCTCTGTGATTCCAGGATATTGCATATCTTCCTTGAATGGAGTTGATG TTAAAGCTTGTACGAATGAAAACAATTATTTGGGTGTTTGTAAGAGGGGAATATGTTGGGAGACATACATTGGTCAACAAATGTACACCCTTGCCATCATAGACTTACTCTCCTCACTTGTATCCATATTCCTCTTGGACTTCCCTCGTTctctgttatttaaaaaaatcatccctTTTCTGGGAACCGTAGAGTTCAATATTGGAAAACATGTGCTGGATGCCGTGGATAGTCAAACCATTTGCTGGCTTGGATTGTTTTATACTCCATTCATTTCCCTTATAATTTCTATCACTAATTTTATACTCTTCTACATTAAATCCTTTTATGTACTTAAA GTATGCACCCCTGTTTTCTCAGAGTCTAAAGCTTCTCCATTGTTCAagtattttttactcatttccTTCATCTGCTGCTCAATTGTAATTGGAACAACTATTAACACCACAGAGCCTTCAGTAGCCTGCGGACCATTTCGTGATATAGACTGCTCTGGAATTTACTCAAACAACACTATCTTTTGTATCACCTATGATTACATTATAAAGACAATCATGGAGCAGACACCTTTTGTTCAAAGA gttttgtttttaatgagtAAAAGCCTTGTTCTTTATGGAATAGCCGGAGTTCTGTTTATAGCCTTATATTTATTGAACGCTAATATGTTGTCAAACAAAAAGTTTTCAACTGAGCTCAATTCCCTTCGTGATAGAATAGTAATGGAAAATAAGGAATTGTTCAAAGTTATTGAGGACAAACGATACAAGTCCAATCATCAAATTAA TTATGTTATTTAA